One window of the Mixophyes fleayi isolate aMixFle1 chromosome 6, aMixFle1.hap1, whole genome shotgun sequence genome contains the following:
- the LOC142161192 gene encoding beta-microseminoprotein-like isoform X1, protein MHVLVCIFPVSTLCVLEETLREKEKYFVAVVVFAGFFAAVCNAFCFHGEPKEVIMGEDPPEGCLYEGQVYELGSKWRTEDCMDCECDSGGQFSCCSAYGKPVGYNPRNCKFVFNEETCTFELQPNKDPKRKCEQYAMIG, encoded by the exons atgcatgtacttgtttgtatttttcctgtctcaactctctgtgttctagaagagactctccgggaaaaggag AAATATTTTGTGGCGGTTGTTGTTTTTGCTGGGTTCTTTGCGGCTGTGTGCAATGCATTTTGCTTCCATGGTGAACCTAAAGAGGTCATAATGGGTGAGGATCCTCCagagg GATGTCTCTATGAAGGACAAGTATATGAACTTGGAAGCAAATGGAGGACAGAGGATTGTATGGACTGTGAATGTGATTCAGGTGGACAATTTTCCTGTTGCTCTGC ttaCGGCAAACCAGTTGGCTATAATCCGAGAAATTGTAAGTTCGTCTTTAACGAAGAGACCTGTACCTTTGAGCTGCAACCAAATAAGGATCCAAAAAGGAAGTGTGAGCAGTATGCCATGATTGGATAA
- the LOC142161192 gene encoding beta-microseminoprotein-like isoform X2, producing MMKYFVAVVVFAGFFAAVCNAFCFHGEPKEVIMGEDPPEGCLYEGQVYELGSKWRTEDCMDCECDSGGQFSCCSAYGKPVGYNPRNCKFVFNEETCTFELQPNKDPKRKCEQYAMIG from the exons ATGATG AAATATTTTGTGGCGGTTGTTGTTTTTGCTGGGTTCTTTGCGGCTGTGTGCAATGCATTTTGCTTCCATGGTGAACCTAAAGAGGTCATAATGGGTGAGGATCCTCCagagg GATGTCTCTATGAAGGACAAGTATATGAACTTGGAAGCAAATGGAGGACAGAGGATTGTATGGACTGTGAATGTGATTCAGGTGGACAATTTTCCTGTTGCTCTGC ttaCGGCAAACCAGTTGGCTATAATCCGAGAAATTGTAAGTTCGTCTTTAACGAAGAGACCTGTACCTTTGAGCTGCAACCAAATAAGGATCCAAAAAGGAAGTGTGAGCAGTATGCCATGATTGGATAA